The following proteins come from a genomic window of Nostoc sp. ATCC 53789:
- a CDS encoding non-ribosomal peptide synthetase, with protein sequence MNNIEDLYELSPMQQGMLFHTLYAPESEVYFEQLLCILQGKLNFPAFQQAWEQVVTRHPILRSSFYWEEIEKPLQMVSKQVNLPWEELDWRHFTPDEQQEHLENFLKCDRQKGFELDVAPLMRFTIIQLEDYTYQFIWSHHHILFDGWSMQIILKEVLAFYEAHQQGEHLRLQHVRPYREYIQWLQQQDIDQAKNFWQKTLQGFEVPTPLIGNRGQGTGNRGLGIYNEQRFQLSQTVTEKLQCAARQHHLTLNNLVQGAWALLISRYKGESDVVFGATVSGRPPTLVGVDSMVGLLINTLPIRVQITPKAELLPWLKQLQSQAFEQEQYAYYSLAEIQRLSDVPPGMPLFESLLVFENYPLDSAEQETKKTLEISHLRCFERTNYPLTVVINPESQLSGRIVYDIGRFELETIERMIGHFQTLLSGMGANLQQDICQLSLLGTAEEEKIILQENNKNIDSIQYKCIHILFEEQVEKTPDAVALIYEKQHLTYRELNNRGNQLAHYLKGLGVKPEIRVGICVERSLEMVIGILAILKAGGAYVPLDSAYPSERLAFMLEDVQTPILLTQTNLQNRLPLNNQTVVNLDSDWEIIAQQKEDNLLNEVNPENLAYIIYTSGTTGTPKGTEVTYRSIIGFMFGVDYIHLDAEQIWLQHSSISWDALTLELWPPLLYGGRCVLYPDKIPTPESLSQIIQEQKVNTLFLTTALFNLMIETMPQGLSGVKQLLFGGESVSVTHVRRALELLPGTQLIHGYGPSECTVFTCCYPIPKQLAEDVNSIPIGKPIGDRIVYLLDGDLHRVPIGIPGELYVGGASVARGYLNQPTLTSEKFIPNPFIKGDTLYKSGDLARRLPDGNLEFVGRIDTQVKIRGFRIELGEIAAFLNQHPDIKQVVVIVREDEPGNKYLVAYLVTKDNQPTPSTLRNFLKHKLPDYMIPAAFVFLEAFPLTPNSKINYSALPAPDTSQRNLEVNFVPPRTPTEQELTKIWAEILKIKQIGINDNFFDLGGHSLLATQAISRLREAFSLDFPLRYLFENPTIAELAQKVIAQQIEQAENDAIAKILGEVDQLSEAEVTQQLLF encoded by the coding sequence ATGAACAATATCGAAGACCTTTATGAACTTTCGCCCATGCAGCAGGGGATGCTGTTTCATACCCTTTATGCGCCAGAATCGGAAGTTTATTTTGAGCAGTTGCTTTGTATCCTCCAAGGAAAATTAAATTTTCCTGCCTTCCAGCAAGCTTGGGAACAGGTTGTTACACGACACCCAATTTTACGCAGTTCCTTTTATTGGGAGGAGATAGAAAAGCCCTTGCAAATGGTTAGTAAGCAAGTGAATCTCCCGTGGGAGGAATTGGACTGGCGGCATTTTACACCTGATGAACAACAAGAGCATTTAGAGAATTTTTTGAAATGCGATCGCCAAAAAGGATTTGAACTAGATGTTGCCCCTCTGATGCGCTTCACCATCATCCAGCTAGAGGACTATACTTACCAATTTATTTGGAGTCATCATCATATCCTCTTTGATGGTTGGTCGATGCAGATTATTCTCAAAGAAGTTTTAGCTTTCTATGAAGCACATCAGCAAGGCGAACATTTACGCCTCCAACACGTTCGCCCCTATCGAGAATATATTCAGTGGTTACAGCAACAGGATATTGATCAAGCAAAGAATTTTTGGCAAAAAACTCTCCAGGGGTTTGAAGTTCCTACACCTTTAATAGGAAATAGGGGACAGGGAACAGGGAACAGGGGACTAGGAATATATAATGAGCAACGTTTTCAATTATCCCAAACGGTAACTGAAAAATTGCAATGTGCGGCGCGACAGCATCATTTAACTTTGAATAATTTGGTGCAGGGAGCATGGGCGTTACTAATTTCCCGCTACAAAGGGGAAAGCGATGTGGTCTTTGGTGCAACTGTATCTGGTCGTCCACCAACGCTTGTGGGAGTGGATTCGATGGTGGGGCTATTAATCAATACCCTCCCTATACGGGTACAAATTACACCAAAAGCAGAATTATTACCCTGGCTCAAGCAATTACAAAGTCAAGCATTTGAACAGGAACAGTATGCTTATTATTCACTGGCAGAAATTCAGCGTTTGAGTGATGTTCCCCCAGGAATGCCTCTGTTCGAGAGCCTTTTAGTATTTGAAAATTATCCGCTAGATTCTGCTGAACAGGAAACCAAAAAAACTTTAGAAATTAGTCATCTTCGTTGTTTTGAACGCACTAATTATCCGTTAACAGTGGTGATTAATCCTGAATCACAATTGTCTGGAAGGATTGTCTATGATATTGGTCGTTTTGAGCTAGAGACAATTGAGCGGATGATTGGACATTTCCAAACATTGCTATCAGGGATGGGAGCCAATTTACAACAAGATATTTGCCAATTATCCCTGCTTGGTACAGCCGAAGAGGAAAAGATAATTCTACAAGAGAATAATAAAAATATAGATTCTATTCAATACAAATGTATTCATATTTTATTTGAAGAACAGGTAGAAAAAACTCCTGATGCAGTCGCACTTATATACGAAAAGCAACATTTAACTTATCGGGAGTTGAATAACCGCGGCAATCAATTAGCCCATTATTTAAAAGGGCTGGGAGTTAAACCAGAAATACGGGTGGGAATTTGTGTAGAGCGATCGCTAGAAATGGTAATCGGAATACTTGCTATTCTCAAAGCGGGTGGGGCTTACGTTCCGTTAGATTCCGCTTATCCTTCCGAAAGACTGGCGTTCATGCTAGAAGATGTACAAACGCCCATCTTACTAACACAAACTAATTTACAAAATAGACTTCCACTCAATAATCAAACCGTAGTTAATCTTGACTCAGATTGGGAAATAATCGCTCAACAGAAAGAAGACAATTTGCTCAATGAAGTTAATCCAGAAAACTTAGCTTATATCATTTATACCTCTGGCACGACGGGAACACCAAAGGGAACGGAAGTTACTTATCGTAGCATTATTGGTTTTATGTTTGGGGTTGATTATATTCACCTTGATGCAGAACAGATTTGGCTACAACATTCATCAATTTCTTGGGATGCACTAACCTTAGAACTTTGGCCGCCATTGCTTTACGGTGGGCGTTGTGTACTTTATCCAGATAAAATTCCCACACCAGAAAGCTTAAGCCAGATTATTCAAGAACAAAAAGTTAACACCTTATTTCTGACTACAGCCTTATTCAATCTTATGATTGAGACAATGCCGCAAGGATTGTCAGGCGTAAAACAACTACTGTTTGGGGGAGAATCCGTTTCTGTAACTCATGTTCGTCGCGCCTTAGAACTATTGCCAGGAACGCAATTAATTCATGGGTATGGCCCTTCGGAATGTACAGTTTTTACTTGTTGTTACCCGATTCCTAAACAACTGGCTGAAGATGTGAATTCAATTCCCATTGGAAAGCCCATCGGTGACAGGATAGTTTACTTACTAGATGGGGATTTACACAGAGTTCCGATTGGCATTCCTGGAGAACTTTATGTGGGTGGGGCGAGCGTTGCTAGAGGTTACTTAAATCAACCAACATTAACTAGTGAAAAATTTATTCCTAATCCTTTTATTAAGGGAGATACGCTTTACAAAAGCGGAGATTTAGCACGCCGTCTCCCTGATGGAAACCTGGAATTTGTCGGTCGAATTGATACACAAGTTAAAATTCGCGGCTTTCGCATTGAATTAGGAGAAATTGCGGCATTTTTAAATCAGCATCCTGACATAAAGCAAGTTGTTGTTATTGTGCGAGAAGATGAACCTGGTAATAAGTATTTAGTAGCTTATCTTGTCACCAAAGATAATCAACCAACGCCTAGTACACTGCGAAACTTTCTCAAGCATAAGCTACCTGATTACATGATTCCCGCCGCCTTCGTATTTCTAGAGGCATTCCCTTTAACACCTAATAGTAAAATAAATTACAGTGCTTTGCCCGCACCAGATACTTCCCAAAGAAATCTAGAGGTTAATTTCGTTCCTCCTCGCACGCCTACTGAACAAGAATTAACCAAAATTTGGGCTGAAATCCTCAAAATAAAACAGATAGGAATTAACGATAATTTTTTCGACTTAGGGGGACATTCTTTACTCGCTACCCAAGCCATTTCTCGATTAAGAGAAGCCTTCTCTCTAGATTTTCCTCTCCGTTATCTGTTTGAAAACCCGACCATTGCTGAACTTGCCCAAAAAGTAATTGCTCAACAGATTGAACAAGCAGAAAATGATGCTATAGCAAAAATTTTAGGAGAAGTTGATCAGTTATCAGAGGCAGAAGTAACGCAGCAATTACTTTTTTAA
- a CDS encoding non-ribosomal peptide synthetase, protein MEETIINSIQNINNLSALTEQERHKILVEWNHTTVDYPKHLCIHQLFEAQVEKTPDSIAVVFKEEQLTYQELNHQANKIAHYLQIWGVKPEMLVGICVERSLEMIIGMLGILKAGGAYIPLDPTYPKERLSFMLSDSQVQVVLTQDKFVEELAASGAKLICLDTGWESFQRESNENLSSGVAPENLAYVIYTSGSTGTPKGVLIQHQGVCNLIQAQIKLFEIHQNSRVLQFASFSFDASVWEIFMAVCSGGSLYIGTQDSLRPGTDLIEFLREQSITQVTLPPTALAALPKEELPNLQTLIVAGEACNPKLIAEWSKGRRFFNAYGPTESTVCATVAEYTGDTQLTIGRAIANTQVYILDNHQQPVPIGTPGELYIGGDGLARGYLNRPELTKERFITNPFQKSRGAGEQGSRGEKEDQSSNSERLYKTGDLARFLPDGNIEFLGRIDHQVKIRGFRIELGEIEALLSQHPDVQQAVVISREDIPGDQRLVAYIVPNQIDVSVTTLKRFLQEKLPNYMVPAVFVILDSLPLTPNGKVDRQNLPAGDRSRPDLEETFIAPRNSTEATLFSIWAELLGLEQIGIDDNFFNLGGHSLIAAQMLSRIREGFQVELFFHHIFANPTIAGLAGLIEQHSQLKQQLQRPAMQPISRSGYLPASFAQERVYFIQEVAPESAAYQAQVTLRFTGKLDVSALEQCLSEIVRRHEIFRTTFPAIDGRLFQVIHPASPLKLTVVDLQTFPEFEQEAESQRLFDAEVQKPFYLNQLPLVRWLLLKLSDQNHLLIHIEHHMVHDGWSFNNVFLNEFLELYQAFCLGNPSPLPELTFQFGDYAHWQREWVKSQEAEAQLAYWQQQLSGSPPLLELPSDRPRPAEQTYNGAQVRVELPISLCESLRVLSRQEGITLFMTTLAAFLVILHRYTRQDDLCVGTAVANRRMRETEQLIGMIVNNLVLRTDLSGNPTFRELLDRVRQVSLEAFANEDLPFDKVVEVLKPIRNLSYNPLFQVMFSFHDSPRPDLTLPELNITTNVALSNKSTKFDLDVVLIPQHGRDKGISVIWEYNTDLFDAATIQQMAEQYQTLLVGIVDNPEQRVSELPLLTQTQQQLLVEWNQTHRDYPSQQCVHDLFAAQVELTPDAVAIQQEGQQLTYRELSDRANQLAHHLQSLGVKPETLVGICVERSPEMIIALLGILKAGGAYIPLDPAYPEERLADILEDTQLSILLTQERFQGKVPNYAGKTICLDRDWEIIAQHSTANPITNVQLHNLAYIIYTSGSTGKPKGVMIEQRSLINFVITATHEYGINAGDNILQFASICFDTSIEEILPCLLVGATLVLRTEQMLHSSDEFWRCCREWQLTVLDLPTAYWHQLVAELTPEDSRIPESIRIVIIGGEEVQLEKVKHWHSSVAHFWHPPQLLNSYGPTEATVIATLDCLTPSASSVSIGRPIKNVQVYVLDKYLQPVPIGVPGELHIGGAGLARGYWQRTELTAEKFIQNAKLDRLYKTGDLARFRADGNLEYLGRIDDQVKIRGFRIELGEIETVLRQHPQVFQTVVIAREDIPGQKRLVAYVVPHEPQPTTDELRHFLKAKLPNYMVPSAFVQLETLPMTPNRKIDYRSLPAPDLSRGAEDNFVAPQTPTEERLAAIWSEILRLKQVGIHDNFFELGGDSILSIQVISRANQAGIQIAPKQLFQYQTIAELAAVAGMTRSVKAEQGLVTGKVALTPIQHWFFEQKLPESDYFNQSAMLEVPPDLQPELLQQVVQELLLHHDALRLRFVQEGENWQQFNAPTLEAVPFSVINLSHLSAEEQQTVMKAADAELQASLNLSTGAIARVVLFRLGNDQPGRLLFIIHHLVVDGISWRILLEDLAMAYQQISRGEAIKLPAKTTSFKYWSDRLTEYAQSEAVTELDYWLSQSSIQVTALPVDYPSDKENNTVASTASVSLSLTEEQTRALLQDVPSAYNTQINDVLLTALVQSFAQWTGERSLLVDLEGHGREDLFEDVDLSRTVGWFTTLFPVHLQLEEIDHPGEVLKLVKEQLRRIPNRGIGYGVLRYLHPDDTIRTKLQSFPQAQVSFNYLGQFDQVLKASTALGLAQEFKAEQSLLNQRSHLLGVSGFIRAGRLEMTWAYSEKIYKRDTIEGLAFGFMEALRSLITHCQSPDAIGNTPSDFSAARLSQKQLDKFMTKIKKNKTK, encoded by the coding sequence ATGGAAGAAACTATCATTAACTCTATTCAAAATATTAATAATTTGTCTGCCTTAACTGAGCAGGAGCGACATAAAATATTGGTGGAATGGAATCATACAACGGTAGATTATCCAAAGCACTTATGTATACATCAGTTATTTGAAGCACAAGTAGAAAAAACTCCAGACAGCATCGCTGTTGTGTTCAAGGAGGAACAACTAACTTATCAAGAGTTGAACCACCAAGCCAACAAAATAGCACATTATCTACAAATTTGGGGTGTAAAACCAGAGATGTTGGTAGGGATTTGCGTTGAGCGATCGCTAGAAATGATTATAGGAATGTTGGGTATCCTCAAGGCGGGTGGAGCATACATTCCACTAGATCCAACGTATCCGAAAGAGCGTCTATCGTTTATGCTCTCAGATTCGCAAGTCCAAGTGGTGTTAACCCAAGACAAATTTGTTGAAGAATTAGCTGCAAGTGGGGCGAAGTTGATTTGTCTGGATACTGGTTGGGAATCTTTTCAGCGAGAGAGCAACGAGAATCTTAGTAGTGGGGTTGCACCAGAAAATCTGGCTTATGTAATTTATACATCAGGGTCAACAGGAACACCTAAAGGCGTGCTGATTCAGCATCAAGGCGTGTGTAATCTAATCCAGGCACAAATAAAACTGTTTGAAATACACCAAAACAGTCGTGTTCTTCAGTTTGCTTCTTTCAGCTTTGATGCTTCAGTTTGGGAAATTTTCATGGCTGTGTGTTCAGGAGGTAGCCTTTACATTGGCACTCAAGATTCCTTACGCCCAGGAACAGATTTAATTGAATTTTTGCGTGAGCAATCAATAACTCAGGTAACACTACCACCCACAGCACTAGCAGCGTTACCAAAAGAGGAATTGCCAAACTTGCAAACCCTCATCGTCGCCGGAGAAGCTTGTAATCCGAAGCTGATTGCTGAATGGTCAAAAGGACGGCGCTTTTTTAATGCTTACGGGCCAACAGAATCAACAGTCTGCGCCACAGTAGCAGAATATACTGGCGACACTCAACTGACAATTGGTCGAGCGATCGCTAATACACAAGTTTATATCCTCGACAACCATCAACAACCAGTTCCGATTGGTACTCCTGGAGAATTGTATATTGGTGGCGACGGCTTGGCTAGAGGCTATCTGAACCGCCCAGAGTTGACTAAGGAGAGATTCATCACCAATCCCTTCCAAAAAAGCAGAGGAGCAGGGGAGCAGGGGAGCAGGGGAGAGAAAGAAGACCAATCCTCAAATTCGGAACGTCTTTACAAGACTGGTGACTTAGCCCGCTTCTTACCAGATGGCAACATTGAGTTTTTGGGGCGAATCGACCATCAGGTGAAGATTCGCGGTTTTCGGATTGAACTGGGAGAAATTGAGGCGCTTTTGAGTCAACACCCAGATGTACAGCAAGCGGTGGTAATCAGCCGTGAAGACATCCCTGGTGATCAGCGTCTTGTCGCCTATATTGTCCCTAATCAAATTGATGTGAGCGTGACTACCCTCAAACGCTTTCTTCAAGAAAAACTGCCTAACTACATGGTGCCAGCAGTCTTTGTAATCCTAGACTCCTTGCCCCTTACTCCCAATGGTAAAGTTGATCGTCAAAATCTTCCAGCTGGCGATCGCTCACGCCCCGATCTCGAAGAAACCTTTATCGCACCTCGTAACTCCACTGAAGCAACACTCTTCAGCATCTGGGCTGAGTTACTGGGACTTGAGCAGATAGGAATCGATGACAATTTTTTCAATTTGGGTGGTCATTCCTTAATAGCAGCTCAGATGCTTTCCCGCATCCGCGAGGGTTTCCAAGTCGAGTTATTCTTTCACCACATTTTTGCCAATCCTACCATAGCGGGTCTAGCTGGGCTGATTGAACAGCACAGCCAACTCAAACAACAGTTGCAACGTCCTGCTATGCAGCCAATTTCACGGTCAGGATACTTGCCTGCATCCTTTGCTCAAGAGCGAGTATACTTCATCCAAGAAGTAGCACCTGAAAGTGCTGCCTATCAAGCTCAGGTAACTCTGCGATTCACCGGAAAACTAGATGTGTCTGCATTAGAGCAGTGCCTCAGTGAGATTGTCCGACGGCATGAAATCTTCCGCACAACTTTTCCGGCAATAGATGGACGGTTATTTCAAGTAATCCACCCAGCCTCACCACTTAAGTTAACAGTGGTAGACCTCCAGACATTTCCTGAGTTTGAGCAAGAAGCAGAAAGTCAGCGCCTATTTGACGCAGAGGTGCAAAAGCCCTTCTACTTAAATCAACTGCCGTTAGTTAGGTGGTTATTGTTGAAGTTGAGCGACCAAAACCATCTTTTGATCCACATCGAACATCACATGGTTCATGATGGCTGGTCTTTCAACAATGTGTTCTTGAATGAGTTCCTGGAACTTTATCAAGCCTTCTGTTTGGGAAACCCTTCTCCACTACCAGAATTAACATTCCAGTTTGGAGATTATGCTCATTGGCAGCGAGAGTGGGTTAAAAGCCAGGAAGCCGAAGCTCAATTAGCTTATTGGCAGCAACAGTTATCCGGCAGTCCGCCCCTGTTGGAATTACCATCAGACCGCCCGCGACCAGCAGAACAAACTTACAACGGCGCTCAAGTCAGGGTAGAGTTGCCCATTAGCTTGTGTGAATCTTTGAGAGTTTTGAGCCGTCAAGAGGGAATCACCTTATTCATGACGACGCTAGCAGCTTTTTTAGTAATATTGCACCGATACACCAGACAGGACGATCTCTGTGTGGGGACAGCTGTTGCCAATCGGCGGATGCGCGAGACAGAACAATTAATTGGCATGATCGTCAATAATTTGGTTTTACGCACCGATTTGTCTGGAAATCCCACGTTTCGGGAGTTACTAGATCGAGTCCGCCAAGTCAGTCTAGAAGCTTTTGCTAACGAAGATTTACCCTTCGATAAAGTCGTGGAGGTTCTGAAACCAATACGCAACCTTAGTTATAATCCCCTGTTTCAAGTGATGTTCAGCTTCCATGATTCTCCTCGTCCAGACTTAACTCTCCCAGAGTTGAACATCACCACGAATGTAGCCCTCAGCAACAAATCAACAAAGTTTGATCTTGATGTCGTTCTGATCCCGCAACATGGTAGGGATAAGGGAATTAGTGTTATTTGGGAATACAACACCGATTTATTCGACGCTGCCACAATCCAACAGATGGCAGAGCAGTATCAAACTTTACTAGTGGGAATTGTTGATAACCCAGAGCAGCGAGTTTCTGAATTACCACTGTTAACGCAGACTCAGCAGCAATTACTGGTGGAGTGGAATCAGACTCACAGAGATTATCCGTCTCAGCAATGTGTCCATGATTTATTTGCGGCTCAGGTAGAGTTAACGCCCGACGCTGTAGCTATTCAACAAGAAGGTCAACAGTTAACTTACCGCGAATTGAGCGATCGCGCCAATCAACTAGCCCACCATCTGCAAAGTTTGGGAGTCAAACCAGAAACCTTAGTCGGTATCTGCGTTGAGCGTTCCCCAGAGATGATTATCGCCTTACTTGGCATTCTCAAAGCTGGGGGTGCATACATTCCTCTTGACCCTGCCTATCCCGAAGAGCGACTGGCTGATATTCTCGAAGATACACAACTAAGTATTCTGCTGACTCAAGAAAGATTCCAGGGCAAAGTACCAAATTATGCCGGAAAAACCATCTGTTTAGATAGAGATTGGGAAATAATTGCTCAACACAGTACAGCCAATCCGATTACTAACGTTCAACTCCATAACCTCGCATATATTATTTACACCTCTGGTTCCACAGGTAAACCCAAAGGGGTGATGATTGAACAGCGATCGCTAATAAATTTTGTCATCACTGCCACTCATGAATATGGAATTAATGCGGGCGATAATATTCTGCAATTTGCGTCAATCTGTTTTGATACATCTATTGAAGAAATCCTACCTTGTCTTTTAGTCGGTGCAACATTAGTGCTGCGAACCGAACAGATGTTGCACTCCAGCGATGAATTTTGGCGGTGTTGCCGAGAATGGCAGTTAACTGTTTTGGATCTTCCCACAGCGTACTGGCATCAATTAGTCGCAGAACTTACCCCTGAAGACTCCCGAATTCCCGAAAGTATCAGAATAGTGATTATTGGTGGGGAAGAAGTTCAACTCGAAAAAGTGAAGCACTGGCACAGTAGTGTTGCTCACTTCTGGCATCCACCCCAATTACTTAATAGTTATGGACCAACAGAAGCAACGGTTATAGCCACCTTAGATTGCTTAACCCCATCAGCATCCTCTGTTAGCATTGGACGACCGATTAAAAATGTTCAGGTTTATGTCCTGGATAAATATCTGCAACCTGTCCCTATAGGAGTTCCCGGAGAACTGCATATTGGCGGAGCCGGATTAGCTAGAGGCTATTGGCAACGGACTGAACTTACCGCAGAGAAATTTATCCAAAATGCAAAATTGGATCGCCTCTACAAAACAGGAGATTTAGCACGATTTCGCGCAGATGGCAATCTAGAATATCTTGGTCGAATTGACGATCAGGTGAAAATTCGCGGCTTCCGCATTGAGTTGGGAGAAATTGAAACGGTTCTGAGACAACACCCACAGGTGTTTCAAACTGTGGTCATTGCTCGTGAAGACATTCCGGGACAAAAGCGGCTTGTAGCTTATGTTGTACCGCACGAGCCGCAACCAACCACTGATGAACTGCGCCATTTCCTAAAAGCAAAGTTGCCTAATTATATGGTTCCTTCAGCTTTCGTGCAGCTAGAGACGCTGCCGATGACTCCGAACCGCAAGATAGACTACCGCTCCCTACCAGCACCCGATCTCTCTCGTGGCGCAGAAGATAACTTTGTTGCACCCCAAACCCCTACAGAAGAGAGATTAGCAGCAATTTGGTCGGAAATCTTAAGACTAAAACAAGTCGGCATCCACGATAACTTCTTTGAATTGGGCGGCGACTCCATTCTCAGCATTCAGGTAATTTCAAGAGCTAATCAAGCGGGTATCCAAATTGCCCCTAAACAGCTATTTCAGTACCAAACCATTGCTGAATTAGCTGCTGTGGCAGGCATGACTCGCTCTGTCAAAGCCGAACAAGGATTAGTAACTGGCAAGGTGGCGCTAACACCTATCCAACACTGGTTTTTTGAGCAGAAATTGCCCGAATCTGATTACTTTAACCAGTCAGCCATGCTGGAAGTGCCGCCAGATTTGCAACCAGAGCTATTGCAGCAAGTTGTACAAGAATTGTTATTGCATCACGATGCTTTGCGTCTGCGATTTGTACAAGAAGGGGAAAACTGGCAGCAGTTTAACGCCCCTACTCTAGAAGCTGTGCCATTTAGCGTCATCAATTTATCGCACCTATCGGCAGAAGAACAACAAACAGTAATGAAAGCGGCAGATGCTGAACTCCAAGCTAGTTTGAATCTATCGACTGGGGCGATCGCACGAGTAGTACTGTTTAGGTTGGGCAACGATCAACCTGGTCGGTTACTGTTCATCATCCATCATTTAGTAGTAGATGGCATTTCGTGGCGGATTTTGCTTGAAGACTTGGCTATGGCTTACCAGCAAATCAGCCGTGGTGAAGCCATTAAATTACCAGCTAAAACAACTTCTTTTAAATATTGGAGCGATCGCCTCACAGAATACGCCCAATCAGAGGCAGTCACAGAGTTGGATTACTGGCTAAGTCAATCTAGTATTCAAGTTACAGCTTTACCAGTAGACTATCCTTCCGATAAAGAAAATAACACTGTAGCCTCAACTGCGTCTGTGTCACTTTCTTTAACTGAAGAACAGACCCGCGCCCTTTTGCAGGATGTACCCTCTGCCTACAACACTCAAATTAATGATGTGCTGTTGACTGCCCTAGTGCAAAGCTTTGCCCAATGGACGGGAGAACGTTCTCTGCTTGTTGATTTAGAGGGACATGGACGAGAAGACTTGTTTGAGGATGTGGATTTGTCGCGGACTGTAGGTTGGTTTACTACTTTATTCCCCGTTCATTTACAGCTAGAAGAAATTGACCATCCAGGAGAGGTTTTAAAGTTAGTTAAAGAACAACTGCGGCGCATCCCCAACCGAGGAATAGGCTATGGCGTGTTGCGATATTTGCACCCGGATGACACAATTCGCACGAAACTACAAAGTTTCCCCCAAGCACAAGTAAGTTTTAACTACCTTGGTCAATTCGATCAAGTGCTTAAGGCTTCTACCGCCTTGGGTTTGGCTCAAGAATTCAAAGCTGAACAGAGTTTACTTAATCAGCGCAGCCACCTGTTAGGGGTAAGCGGATTCATTCGTGCAGGAAGGCTAGAGATGACTTGGGCTTACAGCGAGAAAATTTATAAACGAGACACTATTGAGGGTTTGGCCTTTGGATTTATGGAGGCATTGCGATCGCTCATTACCCACTGTCAATCCCCTGATGCGATCGGTAATACACCTTCAGACTTCTCAGCAGCCAGACTCAGCCAAAAACAGCTTGACAAATTTATGACCAAAATCAAAAAAAATAAAACGAAGTAG